The genomic interval ACAGTTTTAAAATGACATCGGACATGGCCTGATAATCGCCGATTGGCGTTAAAATTACATTTTCCCAATTTTTTAATACCTCCGGGACATTTTCACCTATAGTGGTTACTACGGGGAGACCATGCCGAAGCGCAGTGAGAAATGTTCCCCGCCGCAAAGAGACTCCATCCTTAAATGGCAGAACGCAGGCCGTTGCATTCGTAAAATAAACAGATACCTGTTCAGGGGTACAATAGCCGGTAACCGTTATTGCATGTTCAATGCCTAACTCTTTCATAACATGATGATCATCATCCGAAAGATAGGTTATCATTACCAATTTACATTTAACCCCATGTATGAGCAATTGTTTAAATGCATGGAATAAAGTAATAACGTCTTTTGACTTTGTGGCAAAACCAAAATAAACGATGTACGGTATTTCTGCTATGCGCCTGCTTGAAACAATGTTAGGAACCGGCTCAATGTTGGCGCCAATCGGGATGACCGTATATCGTCCTTTAAGCCAGGGAAACCACTTTAAAACGGCTGATGCTTCACGCTTGTCAGGGAATATAATCTTATTTGAAAGGAGCAAGAAAAAGATCATTCCAATCTTGCGAAACTTATGTGCAATGCTAAATTCATGGATTGTAGCTATTCTACATAATTTGGGAAAGATCGCCCAACAAATAAGGGGAAGAAAATTGGGCAACAGAAACCGCCGATATTCCCGCGTAGGATACTGGATATGGATGATGTCCGGTTTCATTGCCTTCAGGAATCGAACAAATCGAAATGTATTATACAATTGCCAGGATTTAACGACTTTGCATACAGTTATTGAAGGCTGAGGGGGCTTGATTTCAGGCAGATCAGTTGTCAGTACAGAAACGTGTATCCCTTGTCTGGCTAACTCCTGCGACAATCTTGCGGTATAATCGCCTACACCGCATGGCGCATCAGGAAAGCTTCCGGTGATCATAGCCACTTTGTAAGCCTTGGATTTTGTAGCAGATGTATGAGAATTATTTACCACTAAAGACATAGCTATTCCTGTAAATCTGTTTATAACTTAAAAACATAATTTTAATACCTTTCCGTAGCCGGATAGTTTTTCCGCTGCCGTTTTTGCATTTGCAGGGTACAGTGTCAGCCAAAGAATAATGCGAAGCAGTGATCTTGAGAATAGTATCATCTTCAGAAAAATCAACTGGTGTGGCATGTGTTTTCTGAAATAATAAAAGAGGCTTTTGTGATAGTGGATGATTTTTTCTGCATTATAAAGTTCAGGGCTGCTTGCCCCGCCAAAGTGTATGAGTCTGGCCCCGGGCAGAAGGTATATCTCATACCCGGCATTTCTCAGCCGTAGGCACAGGTCTGTTTCTTCAAAAAAGAGGAAATAATTGCTGTCAAAATTTCCCGCTCTATCGAGTGCTTCTCTGCGTACAAAGAGGCACGACCCCATAGTCCAGTCAACCTTCAATACTTTTGAACGGTCGATATGGCTCATCTTATGCAACCCAAAAAAACGGCTGTTTGGGAAGAGACGATCAAGGAAAAATGATTCACTCAGAATATTTTTAAGATTGGGAAAGGTATTGCCGCTCAACTGGAGTGTTCCGTCAGGATTAAGTAGCGTGGGGCCAATTGCACCTGCTTCCTGATGTTTTTCCATGAATGCCAACAGGCTTTTCGTCATGCCTGGAATCACTTCTGTATCGGGGTTTAAAAAGAGGACATACTCAGAGCATGATTTTTGCAGCGCCGTGTTGCACGCCTGCGCAAAACCATTATTGGTTTTGTTTTCGATAAGAATTATCTCCGGAAATTGTGTTTTGATATACGATACGGTTTGGTCGGAGGATGCATTGTCCACGATGATGATTGAATGAGAAAAAGCGCTGAGATCGCTTTTAAGGCTTTTCAGGCAATTAGCTATCCATGAATACGCATTCCACGTTACGATAATAACAGAGATTTTACCTGTATGCTGTTGTTCAGGAGTAATATCTTTTTCCATAGAGATTGTTGACCAATAAGGGGCGAGGTGTGACGGATTATTTTTCAGTGATAGTATCATAGCCTAGTTTTTTCATGATATCTTCTTCCTTTATGTGCCGGTAAATTTCCAGTAGGGCGCTGTCCTTTATAAAGGTAAATTTATTCCCGGATAACACGTTTTTTGAAACGGCATTTATTAATGGAGCATCAGCGGTCAGGCCGATAAAGCGTACAATTTTGCCAAGGGTGTCCGCCGGATTGTCCAGAAATGTTTCATATCGTACATGGAGTATGTTTCCATTCCATTCCTCTTCTAAGGAAAGCGCTTTTTGTACATAAACCCTCCACAATTGAATCCCTTCATAAATATTCTGAAGCCTTACGGAGTCCTGGTAGAAAGCCTTTCCTAATACCAAACGTTCTTTAAAAAAACACTTCCAGTTATGCTTAAAATTATTTTGAATCTCAATTTCTCTTTTTCTTGCGCTGTTTGCAACGTCAAGGGGATTTCTGTAAATATGCAATAGCTTTGGATGGGGGAAGATATCTTTCCAGATATCAATGGTAAAGGTGTTTCTTGGGTCTTTCCATCCCCATGGAAAATCAATATGCCGGATGTCGCCATAGCGCAAAAATTTTCCAAAACCTAAATATTCAAACCTTCGCATACCCTTCAGGTGCTGCTTTAGCACGTGAAGAACCCTCTCCTTAAAGACGGCATTTATAAAGGTGAAATTATGCGGATTATCCCATGTGGCATTTGCCTGGCGCAGCAGCCAGTCGTTTAATTTGAAAAAGAACAAAGATTCATCATTTTCCTGTTTTTTTGCGCCGATAAATAGTCCCAGTTGTTCCAGCAGTGAAGCAAGCATTGTGGTGCCGGAACGGTGCATACCCATGATTATTACTGGTTGAAGAGCGGTTTTATTCATTATTTTAATTTCAATACTTTTTCAAACACCAACAAATGTTCTTTTGCGCTTTTTTGCCATGAAAAATGTTGCGCGTGGTCCAAGCCCTTTTTTCTTAATGCATCTTGTAAGGAAACATCTTCTCTCAAACGCTGCATTGCGTGAGTAATATCATGTTCTGAACGCGGATTTACGAGAAGGGCGGCGTCGTTTGCTATTTCGGCGCATGCAGTGGCGTTTGATGTTATTACCGGACAGCCGCATGCCATTGCCTCTAAAACAGGCATGCCGAATGTTTCATGCAGAGAAGGGAATATAAATCCAATTGACCCTCTGTACCATTTTGCCAATTCATGGGGAGAGCACTTTTCCTGAATATGCCTTATTCCTTTAACGCGGATGGTTTTTGTGTATCCGGGCGCTATCATGATAAGTTCCGGCTTTCTGTTATTTGAAAGATTTTCATATGCACGGATAATCCTGTCAACATTTTTTTTTGGACTATATTGTGAGACATGGAGAAAATAGGGTTCTGATACCTTTGCAATGTCGCCATTCTGGTGAAACGTCTCATGATCGACGCCATGGTAGATAGGGTGTATCTTTCCGCGAGGAAGCGCAAAGACATGCGACACTTCCCGTACGGCAAATTCTGAAACGGTAATGATTGCGGAGGTCTTTTCCCGAAACCATTTCCACGCGGATAATGTTATACGGTTTTTCAATTTGCATCTTATTACCTGCAAAAAAGAGGTGTTAATTTCATTCCATTTCATGGTAAACAGCGCCGCCCCGTGAACGGTTGCAACAATTGTTGTGCGCGAGTTTTTATATATATCAGGCGGAGTATGGTTTCCCGCCAGGCCAGGTTCCCAGATGATATCGCAATTTT from Candidatus Kuenenia stuttgartiensis carries:
- a CDS encoding glycosyltransferase family 2 protein; translation: MILSLKNNPSHLAPYWSTISMEKDITPEQQHTGKISVIIVTWNAYSWIANCLKSLKSDLSAFSHSIIIVDNASSDQTVSYIKTQFPEIILIENKTNNGFAQACNTALQKSCSEYVLFLNPDTEVIPGMTKSLLAFMEKHQEAGAIGPTLLNPDGTLQLSGNTFPNLKNILSESFFLDRLFPNSRFFGLHKMSHIDRSKVLKVDWTMGSCLFVRREALDRAGNFDSNYFLFFEETDLCLRLRNAGYEIYLLPGARLIHFGGASSPELYNAEKIIHYHKSLFYYFRKHMPHQLIFLKMILFSRSLLRIILWLTLYPANAKTAAEKLSGYGKVLKLCF
- a CDS encoding glycosyltransferase family 4 protein; amino-acid sequence: MSLVVNNSHTSATKSKAYKVAMITGSFPDAPCGVGDYTARLSQELARQGIHVSVLTTDLPEIKPPQPSITVCKVVKSWQLYNTFRFVRFLKAMKPDIIHIQYPTREYRRFLLPNFLPLICWAIFPKLCRIATIHEFSIAHKFRKIGMIFFLLLSNKIIFPDKREASAVLKWFPWLKGRYTVIPIGANIEPVPNIVSSRRIAEIPYIVYFGFATKSKDVITLFHAFKQLLIHGVKCKLVMITYLSDDDHHVMKELGIEHAITVTGYCTPEQVSVYFTNATACVLPFKDGVSLRRGTFLTALRHGLPVVTTIGENVPEVLKNWENVILTPIGDYQAMSDVILKLFHDPVLRNKISDNAMELGKCFSWDNIGLQHVALYSSMLT
- a CDS encoding glycosyltransferase family 4 protein, which translates into the protein MKISVLTRHKIPFSLETYRESIRRELSILGVEITPFTESGPAPENCDIIWEPGLAGNHTPPDIYKNSRTTIVATVHGAALFTMKWNEINTSFLQVIRCKLKNRITLSAWKWFREKTSAIITVSEFAVREVSHVFALPRGKIHPIYHGVDHETFHQNGDIAKVSEPYFLHVSQYSPKKNVDRIIRAYENLSNNRKPELIMIAPGYTKTIRVKGIRHIQEKCSPHELAKWYRGSIGFIFPSLHETFGMPVLEAMACGCPVITSNATACAEIANDAALLVNPRSEHDITHAMQRLREDVSLQDALRKKGLDHAQHFSWQKSAKEHLLVFEKVLKLK
- a CDS encoding sulfotransferase family protein — translated: MNKTALQPVIIMGMHRSGTTMLASLLEQLGLFIGAKKQENDESLFFFKLNDWLLRQANATWDNPHNFTFINAVFKERVLHVLKQHLKGMRRFEYLGFGKFLRYGDIRHIDFPWGWKDPRNTFTIDIWKDIFPHPKLLHIYRNPLDVANSARKREIEIQNNFKHNWKCFFKERLVLGKAFYQDSVRLQNIYEGIQLWRVYVQKALSLEEEWNGNILHVRYETFLDNPADTLGKIVRFIGLTADAPLINAVSKNVLSGNKFTFIKDSALLEIYRHIKEEDIMKKLGYDTITEK